One genomic region from Rosa rugosa chromosome 1, drRosRugo1.1, whole genome shotgun sequence encodes:
- the LOC133706701 gene encoding RNA exonuclease 4-like, whose amino-acid sequence MDYSRPESSETLRNKCAACFRQFNKIEHLVEHMRTSYHSSHEPSCGICKKHCRSFESLREHVIGPLPKQECKNIFSSRGCKFCLSVFDSPYTLRLHQDRCQLSGVTGLIGRFGNLGIRDNLDHGNYTRGSSGQTVALACKMVGGGSDGSLDLCGRVCLTDEYDNIIFHTYVKPPMPVTNYRYETTGIRPEYLRDAMPQRQVQKKLQDFLCNGEPMWKIRPRAGKARILVGHGLDHDLDSLQIEYPALMIRDTAKYPPLMKTSKLSNSLKYLTQAYLGYDIQSGIQDPYEDCVATMKLYMRMRSQVHKIEPYPLATDPQNRNNFASWRQNELERMSPEQMLDISRSDFYCWCLDRRDT is encoded by the exons ATGGACTATAGCAGACCTGAGTCATCTGAAACTCTGAG GAACAAGTGTGCTGCATGCTTCAGGCAGTTCAACAAGATCGAGCACCTGGTGGAGCACATGAGAACCTCATACCACTCTTCTCATGAACCGTCGTGCGGAATCTGTAAGAAGCACTGCAGGTCCTTTGAATCTCTCAGGGAACATGTCATAG GGCCATTGCCAAAACAAGAATGCAAGAACATATTTAGCAGCAGAGGATGCAAATTCTGCTTATCTGTCTTTGATAGCCCTTATACTCTCAGGCTTCACCAGGACAGATGCCAGCTCTCCGGCGTCACT GGATTAATTGGTCGGTTTGGTAACTTGGGCATTCGTGACAATCTGGATCATGGTAACTACACAAGAGGCAGTAGTGGTCAAACTGTTGCCCTTGCTTGCAAGATGGTTGGTGGGGGAAGTGATGGCTCCCTAGATCTCTGCGGTAGGGTTTGTCTCACTGATGAATATGATAACATCATCTTCCACACTTATGTCAAGCCACCAATGCCAGTCACAAACTATAG GTATGAAACAACTGGGATTCGTCCTGAATACTTGAGGGACGCAATGCCACAGAGGCAAGTGCAAAAGAAGCTACAAGACTTTTTGTGCAATGGGGAACCAATGTGGAAGATTCGACCTAGAGCCGGAAAAGCTAGAATTCTTGTGGGTCATGGTTTGGATCATGATCTCGACTCTCTGCAAATTGAATACCCAGCACTCATGATCAG GGATACTGCAAAATATCCTCCACTGATGAAAACAAGCAAGCTCAGCAACTCACTCAAGTATCTAACACAAGCATATCTCGG GTATGACATTCAAAGTGGGATTCAAGACCCTTATGAGGATTGTGTTGCAACAATGAAGCTTTACATGCGAATGAGATCCCAAGTTCACAAGATAGAGCCCTATCCACTTGCTACTGATCCGCAAAACCGAAATAATTTTGCATCGTGGCGGCAAAACGAGCTTGAAAGGATGAGCCCTGAACAAATGTTGGACATTTCCAGGTCTGATTTCTACTGCTGGTGCTTGGACCGCCGGGATACATAG